Genomic DNA from Mixophyes fleayi isolate aMixFle1 chromosome 7, aMixFle1.hap1, whole genome shotgun sequence:
catcatcatcatcatttatttatatagcgccaacatattccgtagcgctttacaattggggacaaacgtaataaactaataaacaaactgggtaaaacagacaaagaggtgagaaggattAGATTTTGTTCTCAGCCAACTGTTTGCTAAACTTTGTATTACAGCTTGTGTTCAACACCATGTAGGAATGTATTTTGGTGCAGTGATAATGGGTGTTTTGTGAAAActggaaaaaaattaataaatataccatgaaaagaaaaaataacactGCTTTTTCAATTTCTCTGCCCAGAACTTCAGGTCTGAGTCACACACTCATCATACCATCAGGGGGAAAAATTAAGATTGAAAATGTATGGTTTTGTTTCTGCACTCTATAAATGCATTCCACTTTAATTGTTTTGCCTTAATCCTCTATCTTTTCCTGTAATAAGTAAAGTAACGAGGGCCCCTCCCCTGTATCATTGTATTCAGCAGGGTCTTGGCACTCACATTTACCAATGTCCTCTTTTGACGATAATCAAGTTTCTATGGAAGTGGGAGAGATTCTGTTCAGTGGCTGTGAATACAAACCAGCTGATGGAGGAGTAGGCACTGGCATATTTAGCAACTACCAAATTGTAGACTGTCTTGTAACATATTGACATCCATGTTGCGGGGACCACCTCTGTTTCAATCAAACTGCAGTTTGCCAGGAAATCAGTATAACTGAAGGGGTTTTGGGAGACTAACTTCTCTGTTCATCAGTGCTataattgcactttttttttttttttttttctagagagAGCAAACAAAAGCCCCTTTAATATAACAATTTTTATACAAGATATAGTGCTGGTTTTAGGATTTATGGCAGTGGCTGTCCCAACTTAATAGGCATTTGTtatagtgggcagcacagtggcctagtggttagcacgtctgcctcacagcactggggtcatgagttcgattcccgaccatggccttatctgtgtggagtttgtatgttctccctgtgtttgcgtgggtttcctccggatgctccggtttcctcccacactccaaaaacatactggtagggtaattggctgcaatcaaaaaaattgaccctagtctctccctctctgtctgtctgtctgtctctgtgtgtgagtgtgtgtctatagtagggaatttagactgtaagctccaatggggcagggactgatgtgaatgagttctctgtacagcgctgcggaattagtggcgctatataaataaatgatgatgatgatgatgatgatttgttatAGTGagacagttattttttttaaccagcaTTTTAAGAGATTTGGAATTGGCTGCATGAAAAGTACTCTCCTGGCAACTTCACTTGGTCAAGTGTCCTTGGTATGGGCTGGAAATTAAATTATACTTAGTCTGTaagtggagtgaagggggtggGGGTGGTTACACCTTTTATATCACTTGAAAGCATTGCATTTTTCTTACCCTTCTGCAACTTTTACCAAACACTATAAAAATCATGTGAATTTGTTTTATATAAGCAGGATTATTTTTATTGCTGTAAGATACAGAAAGAAGGAAATCTGTactacatacaatacataaaggGACTCTAACTTCAAAAATGATCCTGTGTCTGTTTTTCCTACTTTGCTGTAAATGTAGCCACCACATTTTGTGTCGCAGAGTGTTAGTCTGTATTCTAAACTATAGGTCTTCTCTGTTCCAGACTCTAAAACTACACCAAATGTGGGAGGTTTACTGATCTTTTGAGATACTATATACCTAtatcaaataaatgtaaatgggAGAATGATTTGAACTCAACTGTTACAACCAAGTGTGTACTTTAATCATTGCATGAACAGGTAGCAACCATGTTTCACAAACCTAGAATTAAAATATTATACACATTTCCCACAAATATATTTCAATGGCTTCAAGATACACATTTGGTGAGATTACAGGAGCCCCAATAACTAATAAAAGCACATTTATAAGGTGTTGCGGTTaaaccatttatatttatataatcccACAATGTTGACTCTACTACTACTTTCTAGACCAAAACATTGGATAAAGTTAACAATTTGCCTTTCCACGTGTAAGTAAGGATGCTATTATCTATTTTGTTTGGAAACCATTTTACACATCTTAATTTTTAGTCTTATTGTTGGAAGCTACATCTTTTAGTGGTAGTCATATTTACTAATTAGCTGATGTTTTACAGCCTAGGTAAGCAGAACTATGCTTATTGTGTGAATGGAATTATAATATATATCGCCAACTAAAATTTGCCTACACCTAGCAAATTGGTGATTGGGCCATGTGGGTGACCGAATTGGCACCTTCAGAGAATTCTGTGGTCCACAAGATTTCTTAATTTATGTTGTGTTTGAATAtaacatattgtgcattttacTCAGTTGTATCTACACAGCTGATCTGTTAAAACTAacagaaatgaaaataaataaatctgcctGGACAATAGAATTTTCTGAAAATGGAGTTGACCTTCAACTTGACTGACAAAGACAAACCTcagtttcatatttttttttcattaacctCCGTTACACCTTAAAACCACAAAGCACATTTTTACACAATTGTATCCCTGGTAAGAAACTGTCTGCAGTTGTTCTTGAGTAGTGGTTCTGAATCTGAGGCAGGCACACTTGCCTCCGTTAGAGCACCATAGTGCAAGCTGATTTAAAATCTGCTGCAGAACTCAGCCCTACTAAACCTGAGTCCACTGCCTGTCTGTGTTGAGCTGCTATGTCATCTGATTTGAATGTACCCCCATTAGGGGTGAAAATTACATTTGTAATAGATATTAAATACACAAATTTTACAGACTACAGTATGTGGGAATTCAACTAGCCatgttactgccaaaagtaatagtgcgcattattaccctTAGTACGGTAATGTTTAATATCGATTACTGCTTGCAGGTCTGAGAAATctaggttaaaattaccgtattaacagtaatggtGCGCCAGTCTCGTTATTGTTGACAATAACATGGCAAACGGAATTCTCCACTATATGCCATATGTTGAGGTTGCTGGCATCTTACTAGTTGTGCCTGTGTGGGTGTGAGAGAGGCCTAGTGGGGAAAAAGAGAACCAGTAGACACAATGTACAATATCCTGATTATACATATGTTGCAGAtttctaaagatttttttttctttgttaggGCGCCCTTTTCTACGGGCGAGTGGTACATCGTGCATGAGATTTACAATGGTGAGAATGCACAGGACCAGTTTGAGTATGAACTGGAGCAAGCACTTGAAGCTCAGTACAAATACATAGTAATTGAACCAACCCGCATTGGAGATGAAACAGCACGCTGGATCAGCGTGGGAAACTGCCTGCACAAGACAGCAGTACTTTCCGGTACAGTCTGCCTCCTCACCCCTCTAATTTTGCCTTCAGAGTATTCACCCTACTTGTCTCTGCCAGCTGGTATAATCAGCTTGGCCTGCTCTACTCTTTATGGAATCTCCTGGCAGTTTGATCCTTGCTGCAAATACCAAGTGGAGTATGATGCCTATAAATTATCAAGACTGCCACTACACACTCTTACCTCCTCCACGCCAGTGGTGCTTGTAAGAAAGGACGATGTCCATAGAAAGAGACTACATAACACAATAGCTCTTGCTGCACTAGCATACTGTGTTAAGAAGCTGTACGAAATTTATGTTGTATGATTTCCACAGAATGCTGAGGATGCAAcaataacacatttttttgtgAAATTTGATAGAGATTAAAGAATTTCTTCAATGGAAAAAAAGAATATTTCGGTGCTACTGCACTTATTATTTTCTGAGCTTTATACTAGGATGATGAGGACCTGCTGTCAAGCCAGTATACCCAAGATGAAAGTTATAACACAACATGGAATATCTTTACAAGGGGGTATGGGGGAGTTTGTtgggaattttttgttttttaacatagaCACTTGAGTATTTGTTGTACCATACTTAACCAGCCAGAAGTCCATGTGactattaaaatataaacaaacctATTGGCTTTTCTTGCTTTCCTATTGTGGACTGAGAAAATTAAAATGGCAAATAATCATGAAAAAAGTGTCATGTTGTCTAACTTTTATAATAAAAGTGCTTTTTCATATATTGCAACTAGATAGGGCCTGACTGGTGTATTCAGTGTAGCCACCAGTTCCAGAAAGGGTATAAATCTGTGTTCCTTTTACTATATACAGAGATGTATATTACATCAGAAATAAGTTTTACttaattgatatattttaaaatggtaaCGTATGTGGTCTCTATTATACTGGCCAACTTCTTTTTAATGTTAAACATTTTAACAAACATCAGAAATCTTATATTGAGTAGCTTGTGTTAAATTGACAATTTACAGTTTTATATTATAACTATGAAAAATGTTTGAGGTGATCAAATTTGTCTGACTCTGTAGTGAAATGGTTACTAGCTAATATGTTTCGTGTCTGCTCCATACACCTCTCAGCTAACGATTGTTGTATTCTGTTTTTAAAAATCTTTGttagaactgttttttttatttgcttactGACTTATTTAATAGTAAAAATGCAAATATCAGTTTAAAAGTTATTCGGCAACATTAGACAGTACAAGCTTGATCTTTAGCCGACTTTAGATATTAGCTGTTGCTACTTTTAAATATTAcatactatggggggaattcaattggctatGTTACTGATGAATGTaatgtggcctgcgcactattactgctaATACGGTAAtcttaatgctgttttttttgctcgcagctcagggagccgcaagcagaaatcaggaTTAAAATTACCGtcttaacggtaataggtttaacgttGTCCTACTTGTGTTAGAGGAAGATCTGTTCCATATGAACTTCTATCTATAcacacaaaccccccccccccccccccccccgatggtAAAATTCACAATATTTGTAGAAGCAGATTATATTTGCTCCCTGACAGCAAGTTTAGGAGTAGAGATGAGCTAAATTGCAGCAGAAGGTGGGGTAAATACAGTTTTTCAGTTCCACAGGCAAGTCTTCAAGTTGCAAAttggttttgcaatttttcagaaaaccattctgcactgtattttcaAATATGTATTACACATTATTTGTCTGAATAGAGCAGTGACAACTCTACTGTATGTTATTGTAGGCCTTGGAGAACCGTTAAGGCCAATTTCCATCAGTGGAATGTGCAAAATTTCACTACCATATATGTAATAAGGCAACTATTTCTTAGAATAGTCTTAAGTAAGCTTGTCTATGAATTATTTTTATGCAGTGCCACATACAATATTGCACTTTATTTGTAACTTTATTTTAGCTTAGAGAGATGAATTGTAAAAATCTGTGGAGTTCTGTTTGAATTTCAACTTTTTGATGCAATTTTCATTTACCTAGTAGATGCCTATATTTTCTCCATTACCTCTGTTTCCTTGAGTACCAGAACATATTAGGGATAAGAAGCAGAAATTATATGGATTGCTTCCTGGTGGCTGAGAAGGTTCTGGTTTCCAGTTGGCCATAGACCACCCACTCGTGCTTCTCCTAAATCTGCTCCTGTAGGCTGCAATCTGTTATCAGGAGGTGAGAAGAACTTAAAGTGACAGTATGAAGGTAGAGGTAAAATATATGTCAAAGGGTTGCACAATCCATCAATACTTTCTTGGCAGTAAATTCCAATTCAAGAAGTTACAAAGTATGGAAAGTGCTATGAAGAGAAAAGCTACCAGATCCAACCTCCTCCACCTGAATTTGTCATGAAATTCCTGTAAGCAGGATTAGAAGGGTCTTAAGCTTCAAGATATTGAAAGCCTAGGTATTGGCTATATCAACACTGTCTAAGAAGAAATGGTCAAAACATTGTCAAACATTTCAAACCTCATATTAAACCAAAGGTGGCGCAATAGCATTGATACTACAAACTGACACAGCCCTGTTTAGAACCATTAAACACTATTAGGCTGAGGGTGCGAACACTGAAGAAAAGTACAATTTTAACCAGGATATAGAACCTACGTAACCTGAGACAATAGTCAAGAGCAAGTTAATGGTGTAAGATAGATAAAGATCACTATTTACTTGGAAAAGGAAAACAAACCCAAGAAAACCAGATGCTTTGTTCATTACATTTAGTGGATTTAAGTAAGCAGAGCCTGCCTTGAAAAGAACCATCACTTGGTGAATCACATTTCAAGAAAGTCTACATGCATAAAGCAATGTCAATAATGGCTCGCTCCCCCAGAGCTATATCACATTAAACAGATACTGGGTAAGATAGGAGTGTGGTCCTTGCTTAATACATTTGCCAAGTGCAACCATCTAGACATAAATTCACTGCAAGAACAGTCTGGCATTAAAGTCCTCTATGCAGCTTTTGTAAATAATTAGTCTGTGCAGCATACTTTCCTTAAGGTACTTACCGTTCTATATCccatcagtgtgccattgtcatGTTAAAATTACCAGTAAATGGGGAAAATCTTAATTCTTGCATCCTCTTTCCTTTTGTGTACTGGGAAAGGTGTATTTAACATCAAGGTGGAGTTAATACTTCAATGTCCTACAGTCCTGGCTCTAGTCCCATGAAGGAAagttacagtcagtatcacattTTCCCTTAGAGCCCAGGTATCTGCTGTGTCTAAGAAGAAATGGtctggtagaggctaatacagtagagcagtttaaacataaaaatatccttataaagaataagggatcaaataaggtttaaggttacaataggttaataaaacaatgggcagattaGATGGACCAAGccgttcttatctgccatcaaattctatgttactCACTGGTGTTTAAATGCTGCAAAGCATGTGTCCATACTTGTGTTTGAATGTGTTGTGTTTCTTTGGCTGCTGCTTACTTCATTTCAGTATGGTCAAAAACACTACCCCAAAACTACACAGCACATTTTTTCATGATTGTAACCCTGCTAAACAATGGTTTAAAAACTCCATTCAGCTCTATGGGAGACCATTATGAACATATCCACTAAGAAGTAACAAGAGCAGTCACTCCAGCATTATATCTCACCACCCCACTGGAACTGGGGAAAATGCAGCATATGTAGAAACCTAAGATTATTAGGTTATTGACATGAATGGAGCTGCACAGCATTGTTAATTGCTTTCCCCTATCCCCCATTAATGAATAGTCTTTTACGGACATGTGATTAACCAAATCAGATTGCAGCTAGTATGAAAAGCCACTTGTGATTGTCAGCTTGGcaactgttaagggtcctgactTGGTTAGAGGATCTATATTGCTTTCCTGATGTGAATTTGTATTCGCCAGTATTGGTGTGGCAAATTACCACACATTCCCCCTTTGCTGGACTCAGGCTGTCAGGCCAACGCTCCCCTGCAAGAGTTGAAACATGTACATTTTATTCCTGCCCCTTCCAATACTAGTACACTGCATTCAAAGTCAATGTAGTTTGTTTAATGCAAAAGACTTACAATAGTGATGTCCTGCCACTATTATTATTAGATCCACAGTCAATGGATCTAATGGCTGTTTACATCTAAAGCTTCTAGTAGAGCCAAATAACAGTGGAGATCTTTCAGGGCCTACCCTCAACTTTGGGGCTCTCGaaagtgttaaaaatatatttttaaatgtaaacaaaaatgttaaaacactttaaaattatttataatttttttttctttcctaagAACCTCCCCATCTTCTCTAGACCCTGTCCTGCATTGTATGCGAGACACTAATGCATTTTGCATCAAAATGGTGAAGGAATGAAGGTCATGGttcaatttttttctttccaatAACAGATCCACCTACCATTTttcattttacctattttcaaataaaatattataaggcAATACCAAAAGATAGTCCTAACTGTCTTagagaaacaataaattaaaGGACATGgattaacaaatataaaaaagttacAGTGCACAATGTCAAATAGGAGATTGAAGTTgggtgtgtgtataaatgtattattatattactacagTCCTTTATTGAGGGAAACATTACACACATCACCATCCTCCACTTTATTGAGATTCAgtataaaattactttattttgtcTTGAGCACTGCAAGAGCTATAGGAGTTACAatatgtacattaaaacaatcgcTGTATATTTCTTTAGATAATGCTGGAAAAGTGACTTTATCAAGGAACATCGTAGCTTCTTGCTGGCACATAGAAGGGCAGGCTGTAGATACTTTAAATGACATTTAGTTCTATTTTCTCATGGAAATATAGCAAGTTCTTAGTGAAGAGAATAGAGTATGAGATCACCAGCATCAGTCAACAATTTG
This window encodes:
- the TMEM11 gene encoding transmembrane protein 11, mitochondrial isoform X1, producing the protein MATWGRRRAGLGGRDRAPFSTGEWYIVHEIYNGENAQDQFEYELEQALEAQYKYIVIEPTRIGDETARWISVGNCLHKTAVLSGTVCLLTPLILPSEYSPYLSLPAGIISLACSTLYGISWQFDPCCKYQVEYDAYKLSRLPLHTLTSSTPVVLVRKDDVHRKRLHNTIALAALAYCVKKLYEIYVV
- the TMEM11 gene encoding transmembrane protein 11, mitochondrial isoform X2; protein product: MAPFSTGEWYIVHEIYNGENAQDQFEYELEQALEAQYKYIVIEPTRIGDETARWISVGNCLHKTAVLSGTVCLLTPLILPSEYSPYLSLPAGIISLACSTLYGISWQFDPCCKYQVEYDAYKLSRLPLHTLTSSTPVVLVRKDDVHRKRLHNTIALAALAYCVKKLYEIYVV